In Flavobacterium sp. N3904, one DNA window encodes the following:
- a CDS encoding deoxynucleoside kinase has translation MHVAIAGNIGSGKTTLTRLLAKHFKWEPHFEEVVDNPYLDDFYHQMERWSFNLQIYFLNSRFRQVMQIRESGKKIIQDRTIYEDAHIFAPNLYAMGLMTHRDFENYSSLFELMESLVKAPDLLIYLRSSIPNLVGQIHKRGREYENTISIDYLSRLNERYEAWVHTYTKGKIMIIDVDNINFVDNPEDLGNIINRIDAELNGLF, from the coding sequence ATGCACGTAGCTATAGCAGGAAACATAGGATCAGGAAAAACAACATTAACACGTTTGTTAGCCAAACATTTTAAATGGGAACCTCATTTTGAGGAAGTAGTTGACAATCCTTACTTGGATGACTTTTACCATCAAATGGAACGTTGGTCGTTTAATTTGCAGATTTATTTCCTGAACAGTCGTTTTCGTCAAGTAATGCAAATTCGTGAAAGCGGTAAAAAAATCATTCAGGACAGAACCATTTACGAAGATGCCCATATTTTTGCTCCCAACCTTTATGCGATGGGATTGATGACGCATCGTGATTTTGAAAATTATTCTTCTCTTTTTGAATTGATGGAATCTCTTGTCAAAGCACCGGATTTATTGATTTACTTAAGAAGTTCTATACCCAACTTAGTAGGGCAAATTCACAAACGTGGACGTGAATACGAAAACACGATCTCCATTGACTATTTAAGCCGCCTCAACGAGCGTTACGAAGCATGGGTTCATACTTATACCAAAGGAAAAATTATGATTATCGATGTGGACAATATTAATTTTGTTGATAATCCAGAAGATTTAGGAAATATCATCAATCGAATTGATGCTGAATTGAATGGGTTGTTTTAG
- a CDS encoding GLPGLI family protein: protein MKKLILTFALITTVIQINAQEFQGMAVYESKTSTSDFKNRMQGNKDITPEMQKNMEEGMKKMFEKTFILNFDKSASIYKEEEKLDAPTQGGGFGGMRMMSSMMGGGGTFYKNVKSKSYTVDKEFMGKEFLVKDSLPNLKWKMETETKVIGGYNCFKATAVRPVSKSDFRNFRPKKEEKTEVVKTDDKEKKTSFMSEIEMPKEVTITAWYTPEIPVNQGPESYWGLPGLILEVNDGKTTVLCSKVVLNIKDKAEIKEATKGKVVSQKEYDDIVVKKMEEMREMRERNGGGMPMRIGG, encoded by the coding sequence ATGAAAAAACTAATTCTCACTTTCGCGTTAATCACAACAGTAATCCAAATAAATGCTCAGGAATTTCAAGGAATGGCGGTTTACGAATCAAAAACCAGCACTTCGGATTTTAAAAATCGTATGCAAGGCAATAAGGACATCACTCCCGAAATGCAAAAAAACATGGAAGAAGGTATGAAAAAAATGTTCGAAAAAACATTTATACTCAACTTCGATAAATCTGCATCAATTTATAAAGAAGAAGAAAAACTCGATGCTCCAACACAGGGCGGTGGTTTTGGAGGAATGCGTATGATGAGTTCTATGATGGGAGGCGGCGGAACTTTTTATAAAAATGTAAAAAGCAAATCCTATACTGTTGATAAGGAATTTATGGGAAAAGAGTTTCTGGTAAAAGACTCTTTACCCAATTTAAAATGGAAAATGGAAACCGAAACAAAGGTAATCGGTGGATACAATTGTTTTAAAGCAACTGCCGTTCGACCGGTAAGTAAATCTGATTTTAGAAATTTTAGACCCAAAAAAGAAGAGAAAACAGAAGTTGTAAAAACAGATGACAAAGAGAAAAAAACATCTTTTATGTCAGAGATTGAAATGCCAAAAGAAGTAACTATAACCGCATGGTACACACCAGAAATCCCAGTCAATCAAGGGCCTGAAAGCTATTGGGGGTTGCCTGGTTTGATTTTGGAAGTCAACGATGGAAAAACAACGGTTTTGTGTTCTAAAGTCGTTTTGAACATTAAAGACAAAGCCGAAATCAAAGAAGCTACAAAAGGAAAAGTGGTTTCTCAAAAGGAGTATGACGATATTGTGGTTAAAAAAATGGAGGAAATGAGAGAAATGAGAGAAAGAAACGGAGGCGGAATGCCAATGCGAATTGGAGGGTAA
- a CDS encoding carboxypeptidase-like regulatory domain-containing protein, whose protein sequence is MKKIPCFILLLLTSISFSQNIRFDGVILDNNKNPLKMANVMAINNEAKTMDSYAITNDKGKFVLNLKPNTNYSIKLSYLGMKNKEITVSTSSQNMTQSIVMDSGGIELEGVEIVREMPVSIKGDTIVYNADSFKSGTERKLEDVLKKLPGVEVNSDGQIEVEGKKVSKLMVEGKDFFDGDTKLGVKNIPADAIDKIQVLRNYNEVGALKGLENNEENVAMNIKLKSGKKNFWFGDINAGAGPDERYVVNPKLFYYNPKYSVNFISNFNNIGELPLTMQDYFKFTGGFRSMMKKGGSNFNVSSNDLGISILKNNRAKEITTQFGATNFAYNVTKSWSLSGFAILSESQTVLETKSQTNVLDPNSTTVYSTENREDDTNQKSHLGLFKVSSTYKPNTRFQFDYDFLAKLSKQDEVSAILSQSIDATGISIQNIDTHKIQNPTSYNQNISLYYTQSDKNVFAFEMQNLYQDEDPFYNAISQYQPFVLPGYVPGQSSNDINQNRFVKTNKVDAKLDYYYMITPKSNLNFTFGNTYSYQNFNSSMFQILDNGNTNNLVDPADNNTVNYSFNDAFMGLHYKILTGKLTITPGVSFHYYDMTNTQLGVSYTNNFTRVLPDLYALYQIKKAETLTYNLIFTNDFTDINKLAEGYVLNNYNSLFSGNSRLSNATSQVHSLRYFKYNMFNFENIFANINYSRVVDAVKSNVIFDGTNQTSTPYNSNDLDQTISGNGSYGRSFLKNYKALANLSLNWSKYNNIQNGIKAASESFTQSYTVKVATNYKNLPNLEIGYNAVINNFDSDIFYTDKPFAKLDYYFLKSFSFVTEYEYYHYYNNNKTVNNQYDFLSASLIYQKKDSKWEYKVSGTNLLNTASLNDDSFSEFSTRTSKYTVQPRYIVFSLKYNI, encoded by the coding sequence ATGAAAAAAATACCATGCTTTATTTTGTTGCTCCTAACTTCTATTTCGTTTTCTCAAAATATTAGATTTGATGGTGTCATTCTGGACAATAACAAAAATCCTTTAAAGATGGCCAATGTTATGGCTATAAATAACGAAGCCAAAACAATGGATTCTTATGCTATTACCAACGACAAGGGAAAGTTTGTTTTGAATTTAAAGCCAAATACCAATTATTCGATCAAACTGAGTTATCTTGGAATGAAGAATAAGGAAATTACAGTGTCTACTTCCAGTCAAAATATGACGCAAAGTATAGTGATGGATTCCGGAGGTATAGAGCTCGAAGGGGTTGAAATTGTACGGGAAATGCCTGTTTCTATAAAAGGGGATACAATTGTATATAATGCCGATTCCTTTAAATCAGGAACTGAGCGAAAACTTGAAGATGTTTTGAAAAAACTCCCTGGAGTCGAAGTAAATTCAGACGGACAAATTGAAGTGGAGGGGAAAAAAGTATCCAAATTAATGGTGGAAGGAAAAGACTTTTTTGACGGGGACACAAAGCTTGGCGTAAAAAACATTCCAGCCGATGCGATTGATAAAATTCAGGTGCTTAGAAATTACAACGAAGTGGGCGCCTTGAAAGGGTTGGAAAACAATGAAGAAAATGTGGCCATGAACATCAAACTCAAAAGCGGAAAGAAAAACTTTTGGTTTGGAGATATAAATGCAGGTGCTGGTCCAGACGAAAGATATGTTGTGAATCCGAAATTGTTTTATTATAATCCGAAATACAGTGTCAATTTCATTTCAAATTTTAATAATATTGGGGAATTGCCTCTTACGATGCAAGATTATTTTAAATTCACTGGTGGTTTTAGGAGCATGATGAAAAAAGGAGGAAGCAACTTTAATGTTTCTTCCAATGATTTAGGGATTTCAATTTTAAAAAATAATCGCGCCAAAGAAATAACTACTCAATTCGGAGCAACAAATTTTGCTTACAATGTTACTAAATCCTGGAGTTTAAGTGGTTTTGCTATTTTATCCGAATCACAAACCGTTTTAGAAACCAAATCACAGACAAATGTTTTGGATCCCAATTCTACCACCGTGTATTCTACAGAAAATAGGGAAGATGATACCAACCAAAAAAGTCATTTGGGATTGTTTAAAGTAAGTTCTACTTATAAACCGAATACTAGATTCCAGTTTGATTATGATTTTTTGGCTAAATTGTCCAAACAAGATGAGGTGAGTGCTATTCTAAGCCAATCGATAGATGCTACAGGAATTAGCATTCAAAATATTGATACTCATAAAATTCAAAATCCAACCTCATACAATCAGAATATCAGTTTGTATTATACCCAAAGCGACAAAAATGTTTTTGCGTTCGAAATGCAAAATTTATACCAAGATGAAGATCCTTTTTACAATGCCATTTCGCAGTACCAACCTTTTGTTTTGCCAGGTTATGTTCCCGGACAAAGCAGCAATGACATTAACCAAAACCGATTTGTAAAAACCAATAAAGTGGATGCAAAGCTGGATTATTATTATATGATAACTCCAAAGAGCAACCTTAATTTTACTTTTGGGAATACGTATTCGTATCAAAATTTCAATTCCAGTATGTTTCAGATATTGGATAATGGAAACACGAATAATCTTGTGGATCCTGCAGATAATAATACAGTTAATTATAGTTTTAATGATGCTTTTATGGGATTGCATTATAAAATTTTGACGGGTAAATTGACCATCACGCCGGGAGTGAGTTTTCACTATTATGATATGACCAATACACAATTGGGAGTCAGTTATACAAACAATTTTACTCGAGTTTTACCCGATTTATATGCTTTGTATCAAATAAAAAAGGCCGAAACATTGACCTATAATTTAATTTTCACCAATGATTTTACAGACATTAATAAGTTGGCTGAAGGTTATGTTTTAAATAATTACAACAGTTTATTTAGTGGAAATAGCAGATTATCAAATGCCACTTCCCAAGTGCATTCCTTGCGCTATTTTAAATACAATATGTTCAATTTCGAGAATATTTTCGCCAACATAAATTACTCCAGAGTTGTTGATGCTGTAAAATCGAATGTGATTTTTGATGGGACAAACCAGACTTCTACACCTTATAATTCAAATGATTTGGATCAGACCATTTCTGGAAATGGAAGCTACGGACGCTCTTTTTTGAAAAACTATAAAGCATTGGCCAATTTGAGTTTGAACTGGTCAAAATACAATAATATTCAAAATGGTATTAAGGCGGCATCTGAGAGTTTTACTCAAAGTTATACCGTAAAAGTAGCGACAAACTATAAAAATTTACCCAATCTAGAAATAGGTTACAATGCCGTTATAAATAATTTTGACAGTGATATTTTTTATACCGATAAACCGTTCGCAAAATTGGACTACTATTTTTTAAAGAGTTTTTCATTTGTTACAGAATATGAGTATTACCACTATTACAACAACAATAAAACAGTAAACAATCAATATGATTTTTTGAGTGCGAGTTTGATTTATCAAAAGAAAGACAGCAAATGGGAATATAAAGTTTCTGGCACCAATTTACTGAACACAGCATCATTAAATGACGATAGTTTTTCTGAATTTTCTACCAGAACATCAAAATATACTGTGCAACCGCGATATATTGTTTTTTCTTTGAAATACAATATATAG
- the metK gene encoding methionine adenosyltransferase, protein MAYLFTSESVSEGHPDKVADQISDALIDNFLAFDADSKVACETLVTTGQVILAGEVKSNTYLDVQQIAREVIRKIGYTKSEYMFEANSCGILSAIHEQSADINQGVDRASKEEQGAGDQGMMFGYATNETDNYMPLALDLSHKLLQELAILRRENNEITYLRPDAKSQVTLEYSDDNKPTRIDAIVISTQHDDFDEEATMLAKIKKDIIEILIPRIIAKNPAHAHLFNDKIQYHINPTGKFVIGGPHGDTGLTGRKIIVDTYGGKGAHGGGAFSGKDPSKVDRSAAYATRHIAKNLVAAGVADEILVQVSYAIGVAKPMGIFIDTYGTSKVNLTNGEIAKKVEAIFDMRPYFIEQRLKLRNPIYSETAAYGHMGRTPETVTKTFSAPGGLTKTVTVDLFTWEKLDFVNEVKTAFGL, encoded by the coding sequence ATGGCTTATTTATTTACGTCAGAATCTGTAAGTGAGGGACACCCAGACAAAGTTGCAGATCAAATTTCAGATGCATTAATTGATAACTTTTTGGCATTTGATGCTGACTCAAAAGTAGCTTGTGAAACCTTGGTTACTACTGGTCAAGTAATTTTGGCTGGTGAAGTAAAGTCAAATACTTACTTGGATGTACAACAAATTGCTCGTGAAGTAATTCGCAAAATTGGTTACACCAAAAGTGAATACATGTTTGAAGCCAATTCTTGTGGTATTCTTTCAGCAATTCACGAACAATCTGCAGATATTAATCAAGGAGTAGACAGAGCAAGTAAAGAAGAGCAAGGAGCTGGTGACCAAGGAATGATGTTTGGTTATGCAACAAATGAAACTGACAATTACATGCCACTGGCACTTGATTTATCACATAAATTATTGCAGGAATTAGCCATTTTAAGACGTGAAAACAACGAAATCACTTATTTACGTCCTGATGCAAAATCTCAAGTAACCTTAGAATATAGCGATGACAACAAGCCAACACGTATTGATGCTATCGTAATTTCGACACAACATGACGATTTTGACGAAGAAGCTACTATGCTTGCAAAAATCAAAAAAGACATTATCGAAATATTGATTCCTCGAATCATTGCAAAAAATCCTGCTCACGCTCATTTATTCAATGATAAAATTCAATACCATATCAATCCAACTGGTAAATTCGTAATTGGAGGACCTCACGGAGACACTGGATTGACAGGAAGAAAAATCATTGTAGATACTTACGGTGGAAAAGGAGCCCATGGTGGTGGTGCTTTCTCTGGAAAAGATCCGAGTAAAGTTGACCGAAGTGCTGCTTATGCGACTCGTCACATTGCTAAAAATCTTGTTGCAGCTGGTGTTGCTGATGAGATTTTAGTTCAAGTTTCGTATGCAATTGGAGTTGCAAAACCAATGGGTATTTTTATTGATACTTACGGAACATCAAAAGTGAATTTGACCAATGGTGAAATTGCCAAAAAAGTAGAAGCTATTTTTGATATGCGTCCTTACTTTATCGAACAACGTTTGAAATTAAGAAACCCAATCTATAGCGAAACTGCGGCTTACGGACACATGGGACGTACTCCTGAAACTGTAACCAAAACGTTTTCCGCTCCTGGTGGTTTAACTAAAACTGTAACTGTTGATTTGTTTACTTGGGAAAAATTAGACTTTGTAAACGAAGTAAAAACTGCTTTTGGATTGTAA
- a CDS encoding O-acetylhomoserine aminocarboxypropyltransferase/cysteine synthase family protein yields MSSNKFATNALHAGHDVTKHGGTRAVPIYQTTSYVFNNSEHAANLFGLAEAGFIYTRLNNPTNDILEQRLAALEGGIGAVVTASGTAAIATTLLVLLKTGDHIVASNSLYGGTYNLLSATLPRLGITTTFVDPSDSANFTKAAKENTRVFFAESLGNPKLDVLDLKAISEEAKEYNVPFIVDNTVPSPYLLNPIEYGANIVIHSLTKYISGNGTSLGGVVIDAGTFDWSSGKFPEFTEPSPGYHGLVYHEALGNAAFIAKVRIEGLRDYGAALSPFNAFQIIQGLETLPVRVQKHSENGLALAQWLEKQEAVAWVNYPGLKSSKYYDLAQKYLPKGQNGLLTFGLKGGFEAAKKVADETKLFSLLANIGDTKSLIIHPASTTHQQLSDAEQVATGVTKDLIRLSVGLEDIEDLKADLAAVFAELTVKV; encoded by the coding sequence ATGAGTTCAAATAAATTTGCAACGAATGCATTGCACGCAGGACATGATGTAACAAAACACGGTGGTACACGAGCAGTGCCTATTTATCAAACGACTTCTTATGTATTTAATAATTCAGAACATGCTGCCAATTTATTTGGTCTTGCCGAAGCTGGATTTATATATACCCGATTGAATAACCCAACCAATGATATTTTAGAGCAACGTTTGGCGGCTTTGGAAGGCGGTATTGGAGCAGTGGTAACGGCATCTGGAACAGCGGCTATTGCAACTACATTATTGGTTTTGTTAAAAACTGGAGACCATATAGTAGCTTCCAACAGTTTGTATGGAGGAACCTATAATTTATTGAGTGCTACTTTACCGAGATTGGGAATCACAACCACATTTGTGGATCCGTCAGATTCGGCAAATTTTACCAAAGCTGCCAAAGAAAATACAAGAGTATTTTTTGCAGAAAGTTTGGGAAATCCAAAATTAGACGTTCTTGATCTTAAAGCCATTTCGGAAGAAGCCAAAGAGTATAATGTTCCTTTCATTGTAGATAATACGGTTCCGTCACCTTATTTATTGAATCCAATTGAGTATGGAGCCAACATAGTGATACACTCCCTTACCAAATATATTTCTGGAAACGGGACTTCACTGGGAGGAGTTGTTATTGATGCAGGAACATTTGACTGGAGCAGTGGTAAGTTTCCTGAGTTTACAGAACCGTCACCGGGATATCACGGATTAGTGTATCACGAAGCACTCGGAAATGCCGCTTTTATTGCCAAAGTAAGAATCGAAGGATTGCGAGATTATGGTGCGGCACTTAGTCCATTTAATGCTTTTCAGATTATACAGGGATTGGAAACCCTGCCTGTTCGAGTCCAGAAGCACAGCGAAAACGGATTGGCATTGGCTCAGTGGTTGGAAAAACAGGAAGCCGTAGCTTGGGTCAATTATCCCGGTTTGAAGTCGAGTAAATATTATGATTTGGCTCAGAAATATTTGCCAAAAGGACAAAACGGATTGCTGACATTTGGTTTAAAAGGCGGATTTGAAGCAGCTAAGAAAGTAGCTGATGAAACAAAGCTGTTTTCACTTTTAGCCAATATTGGAGACACCAAATCCTTGATTATCCATCCGGCCAGTACAACGCATCAGCAGTTGTCCGATGCAGAGCAGGTCGCCACGGGAGTAACCAAAGATTTGATTCGACTCTCAGTAGGATTGGAAGATATTGAAGATTTAAAAGCCGATTTAGCAGCCGTTTTTGCAGAATTAACAGTAAAAGTATAA